A section of the Pan paniscus chromosome 11, NHGRI_mPanPan1-v2.0_pri, whole genome shotgun sequence genome encodes:
- the IFNB1 gene encoding interferon beta, translating to MTNKCLLQIALLLCFSTTALSMSYNLLGFLQRSSNIQCQKLLWQLSGRLEYCLKDRMNFDIPEEIKQLQQFQKEDAALTIYEMLQNIFAIFRQDSSSTGWNETIVENLLANVYHQINHLKTVLEEKPEKEDFTRGKFMSSLHLKRYYGRILHYLKAKEYSHCAWTIVRVEILRNFYFINRLAGYLRN from the coding sequence ATGACCAACAAGTGTCTCCTCCAAATTGCTCTCCTGTTGTGCTTCTCCACTACAGCTCTTTCCATGAGCTACAACTTGCTTGGATTCCTACAAAGAAGCAGCAATATTCAGTGTCAGAAGCTCCTGTGGCAATTGAGTGGGAGGCTTGAATATTGCCTCAAGGACAGGATGAACTTTGACATCCCTGAGGAGATTAAGCAGCTGCAGCAGTTCCAGAAGGAGGACGCCGCATTGACCATCTATGAGATGCTCCAGAACATCTTTGCTATTTTCAGACAAGATTCATCTAGCACTGGCTGGAATGAGACTATTGTTGAGAACCTCCTGGCTAATGTCTATCATCAGATAAACCATCTGAAGACAGTCCTGGAAGAAAAACCGGAGAAAGAAGATTTCACCAGGGGAAAATTCATGAGCAGTCTGCACCTGAAAAGATATTATGGGAGAATTCTGCATTACCTGAAGGCCAAGGAGTACAGTCACTGTGCCTGGACCATAGTCAGAGTGGAAATCCTAAGGAACTTTTACTTCATTAACAGACTTGCAGGTTACCTCCGAAACTGA